Proteins from a genomic interval of Deltaproteobacteria bacterium:
- a CDS encoding phosphodiester glycosidase family protein: MAQHGVGGLLRRLAGRALAGVVLLWAAGVAGRARAGEVEPWVPLGRGVEHQRLEGVLEGHAFRFRPADVELRVVPAAGGRARVAGLAPAGDAIVTNASFFDEAERTMGLVIDRGRSLGGRRLARWAAFVLEGGRPAIVPGTALGDGAGAELVVQGLPRLVVAGAVPRLKPQSAQRTVICIGEEHVTLLATTARVDATALAQRLAAPPGAGGFGCRDALNLDGGGSTQLHARWGSFEAEIEGAWGVPNALVVAPKPDPPAD; this comes from the coding sequence GTGGCGCAGCACGGGGTGGGCGGGCTGCTTCGACGGCTCGCAGGGCGGGCGCTCGCCGGGGTCGTGCTGCTCTGGGCGGCGGGCGTCGCGGGCCGCGCGCGCGCGGGGGAAGTGGAGCCCTGGGTTCCGCTCGGCCGCGGTGTGGAGCACCAGCGTCTCGAGGGCGTGCTCGAGGGGCACGCCTTCCGCTTCCGTCCGGCCGACGTCGAGCTGCGCGTCGTTCCCGCGGCCGGGGGACGCGCGCGCGTGGCCGGGCTCGCGCCCGCGGGTGACGCGATCGTCACGAACGCCAGCTTCTTCGACGAGGCGGAGCGCACGATGGGGCTCGTGATCGACCGCGGCCGCTCGCTCGGGGGGCGCCGGCTCGCGCGCTGGGCGGCGTTCGTGCTCGAGGGGGGGCGGCCCGCGATCGTGCCGGGCACAGCGCTCGGGGACGGCGCGGGCGCCGAGCTCGTCGTGCAGGGGCTGCCACGTCTCGTCGTCGCGGGCGCCGTTCCGCGGCTCAAGCCGCAGAGCGCCCAGCGCACCGTGATCTGCATCGGCGAGGAACACGTCACCCTGCTCGCCACCACGGCGCGCGTCGACGCGACCGCGCTCGCGCAGCGGCTCGCGGCGCCGCCCGGCGCCGGCGGCTTCGGCTGCCGCGACGCCCTCAACCTCGACGGCGGGGGCTCGACCCAGCTCCACGCGCGCTGGGGCTCGTTCGAGGCGGAGATCGAGGGCGCCTGGGGCGTGCCGAACGCCCTCGTCGTGGCCCCGAAGCCGGATCCGCCCGCGGACTGA